The Streptomyces sp. A2-16 sequence CGATGTGCGCGAGGACCCGCACGACCCGGGGCATGGCGCCCTGGATGTCGAGTTCCTGGGCGCAGATGAGGGGGACGTCGACGATGCCGAGCTTGCGGGCCGCGGCCGCCGGGAAGTCGCTGTGCAGGTCGGGCGTGGCCGTGAACCAGATGCTGATCAGGTCGTCCGTGGTCAGCTCGTTCCGCTCCATGATGGCGGTGAGCAGCGCCCCGACCTGCTCGTCCATGTGGCCGGCCTCGTCCTGTTCGAGTTGGACGGCGCCCCGGACCGCTCGTACCGCCACGACATGCTCCTTGCTGATGTACAACCCGGCTCGATGTACGACCAGCCTAGTCAGCCCCCTGGGGCGGGGTGCGCGGCGCCCGCCTCCTGAGACGGCGTCCCAGACCGTGCCAATGTCACCCGAATGTCACAGTCCCGCTACTTGGGGTGAAAACACGCCCGTGCGCCTCTGGACTCGGGGGCCCGGGTCCGCTCTGATGGCAGGAAACTCGCCTCGGGGGAGGCCCCTCATATGAAGCGTTCCGGACCGCTGCTGACACTGCTCGCGGGATTGCTGGTCGGCCTGTTCATGCTGTCGCTCAACGCCACGACGGGCGAGAAGCCGACGTCGGCCGCCGTGCAGCCGTCACCGAGCACCAAGGCCTCACCGAGCGCGGCGCCGACGAACCCCACCCCGCCGCCCCGTGCGACCCCGTCGGCGACCGCCGTGCCCGAGGGCGTCTACACCGGCCGTACCGACGACGACTCCTCCGCGGTCGCGATCACCGTGCGCGACGACAAGGCGATCGCGTACGTCTGCGACGGGCACAACATCGAGTCGTGGCTGCAGGGCGACGTGAAGGCCGACGGCAGTCTGCGGCTCACCGGCAAGGGCGGCGCGAGCCTGGAGGCCGAGGTGAAGGGGACCAGGCAACTGCGCGGCACGGCCACTGTCGGCAGCGGGAGCTACCCCTTCACGATCGACAGGTCCAAGAAGTCGTCCGGGCTCTACCGGGCGAACAGCACGGTGGCCGGCGCGAAGATCGAGGGCGGCTGGATCGTCCTGCCGGACGGCGAGCAGGTCGGCATCCTCAAGCGCGACGGCAAGCCCTCCCCGGCGCCGAGGATCGATCCGGAGACCGGTGCGGTGACGGTCGACGGACAGCAGCTCACGGCCCGCCCGGTAACCCCCTGACCTACGCCCGAGGGAGCCGATCATGACCGTCGACCCGAACGCGGCCACCCAGAGCTGGCCCTCCCCCGAACCCGAGCGCGGCCCCGGCGCCGCCCGCTATCTGATCCCCGCCCTGGTCGCGGCCGCGGTGGCGGTCGGCCTGGGCGCCTACGGCAAGGTCCACGACCCGGCGGGCACCGCCTTCAACCTCGCCGGCTTCAGCAGCACCGGCGCGGTGAAGTCATGGCTCGCGACGGTCGCGTTCTTCTTCGCGCTCGTGCAGCTCGTCTCGGCACTGATGGTGTACGGCAAGCTGCCCGGCCCGAGGTGGTCGTCCACCCTGCACCGCTGGTCCGGCCGCGCGGCCTTCCTCGTCGCGGTCCCGGTCGCGGTGCACTGTCTGTACGCGCTGGGCTTCCAGTCCTACGAATCACGCGTTCTGTGGCACTCCCTCTTCGGTTGCTTCTTCTTCGGTGTGTTCAGTGCCAAGATGCTGCTGCTCCGTTCGGAGCGACTTCCCGGGTGGCTGCTGCCGATCGTCGGCGGGCTGGTCTTCACCGCGCTCACGATCCTCTGGCTGACCTCCGCCCTCTGGTTCTTCCGCACCTTCGGAGTCACGACATGACACACAGCCCGACGCGGCGCACGATCCTTCTCGCGACGGGCGCGGCCGCGCTGACCGTCGGCTGCGGCGAGTACGGCAACGAGAACAGCGACTCCGGGTCCGACACGGTGGAGGCCTCGGCCGGCACCGCGCTGGCGAAGACCAGCGAGATCCCGGTCGGCGGCGGGAAGATCTTCAAGGACGAGAAGGTCGTCGTCACCCAGCCGAAGAAGGGCGAGTTCAAGGCCTTCTCGAACATCTGCACCCACCAGGGCTGCCCGGTGGCGAGCGTGTCGGGCGGCACCATCAACTGCAACTGCCACGGCAGCAAGTTCAACATCACGGACGGCTCGGTGGCCAACCCGCCTGCCAACAAGCCGCTGCCCGAGAAGCAGATCAAGGTCAGCGGGGACTCGATCGAGCTCGCCTAGGGCCTCCCGGAGCCACCCCTAGGCGTCCCAGAGCGCCCCGAGCGTCACCAGTTCGCTGCCGTACTCGATCCGGTCGGCCCACTCCACCGGCCAGGCGTCCGCTCCCAGGTGGGCGCCCGCGAAGGCGCCCGTCAGACAGGCGATCGAGTCGGAGTCGCCGGAGCTGCACGCGGCCCGCCGCAGGGCCGTCAGCGGCTCCTGCGGGAACTGCAGGAAGCACAACAGCCCGGTCGCCAGGGCCTCTTCGGCGATCCAGCCCGCCCCGGTCGCGAGGCACGGGTCCTCCTCCGGCGAGGCGGTGCGCACGGCGTCGTCGAGCCGGTCGAGGATCGCCAGGCACTCGTCCCAGCCTCGCGCGATGAACTGCCCTGGCGTCGGGGCCTGGCCTCGCGTCCACAGGTCTCCGAGCCAACGCTCGTGGTACTGGCCCCGGTTCGCCAGGGCGTACGACCGCAGCAGCCCGACCAGGTCGCCCGGCTCGGTGCCCTGGGCGAGCAGCCGTACGGCACGCGCGGTGAGGTCGGAGGCGGCGAGCCCCGTCGGGTGGCCGTGGGTGAGCGCGGCCTGCAACTGGGCCGCGCCCGCGCGCTGTTCGTCGCTCAGGCCCGGGACGAGGCCGACGGGTGCGACGCGCATGTTGGCGCCGCAGCCCTTGGAGTTGATCTGGCTGGCGTCCTGCCAGGGCAGGCGTTCGTCCTTGAGCAGGTGGCAGGCGCGCAGACAGGTATTGCCCGGCGCCCTGTTGTTCTGCGGCGACTGGTACCAGTCCACGAACTCCTGCCGCAGAGGCCGGGCCAGCCGAAGAGGCCCGAGCAGCCCCCGGTCCATGGCCGCCCGCAACCCCCTGCCCACCGCCAGCGTCATCTGCGTGTCGTCGCTGACGACGGCCGGCGAGGACAGCTCCATCTCCCGCCACGGCCCGCACTTGGCGAGGATCGACCGCACGTCGTTGAACTCGGTCGGGAAGCCGAGGGCGTCCCCGAGGGCGAGGCCGACGAGCGTTCCGGTGGCTGCGCGTTTGGTCAGGATCGTGGTCATGCGGGTCGTCCTTCCGGGGACGGTCGAAGGAGCGGGGGGTGCAGGGTGGTGGCCGGTCCTGCGCGGTAGAGCGCGGCCGGTTTGCCACGACCGCCGGTCAGCCGCGCGGCACCGGGGACGGCCTCGACGAAGCCGGGCGTGGCGAGCACCTTGCGGCGGAAGTTGGGCCGGTCGAGGGCGGTGCCCCAGACCGTCTCGTACACCTGCTGGAGCTCGCCGAGGGTGAACTCGGGCGGGCAGAAGGCGGTGGCGAGGCAGGTGTACTCGAGCTTGGAACCGACGCGTTCGTGGGCGTCGGCCAGGATCCGGTCGTGGTCGAAGGCGAGCGGTCGCGCCCTGTCGTACGGCACCCAGCGGGCCTCGGCGGCGTCGCTGCCGCCGTGCGGCTCGGGCGGGTCGGGCAGCAGCGCGGCGAACGCGACGGAGACGACCCGCATCCGGGGGTCGCGGCCGGGTTCGCTGTAGGTCCGCAGCTGCTCCAGGTGCAGCCCGGAGACGTCCGACAGCCCGGTCTCCTCGGCGAGTTCGCGCCGGGCCGCGGTCTCCGCGGACTCGTCGGGGTGCACGAACCCGCCGGGCAGCGCCCAGTGTCCGGCGTAGGGCTCCTGTCCCCGCTCGATGAGCAGGGCGTGCAGGGCGCCTTCGGTGACGGTGAGGACGGCGAGGTCGACGGTGACGGCGAAGGGTTCGTGGGCGTACTTGTCGTAGCCGGGCGGAACGGACACGCTCGCGCACCCCCTTTATGGTCAGCATGACTAATAGTCGTTACGACTATAAAGAGGGCGAGCGAGGTTCGGCAACCCCTGTGACCGCGTCGGCGGGCTTCCGTGTCCGCGTCTGCGGGCTTCCGTGTCCGCGTCGGCGCACTTCGACGGGCAGGGCCTGCAAGCCACTTGGAGACCGCTAGAGACCGCGCCCCAGGAAGCCCAGGAGCCGGACCTCAGGCCGCGCGCCGGACGGCACGGCGACCGGTGCCGCGAAGCGCACGCCTCGGTCCTCCTCGCCCACCACGCACCGGGCGACGGACAGGAGTTCGGCCGCGAGGCCGTCCGGAATGGGCCGCGGCCGTCCGCAGGAGCGGGCCACGTCCCACCCGTGCACGGCGATCTCGACGGCGCCGACCGCGGCCATCACCCGCACGTCCAGCGGGCGTTCACCCACCAGTACGTCCTCGGGCGGACCGGCGGCCCAGGCGCCGAGCACGGCACGCGCGCGCGTACGGAAGCCGCAGGCCCGGTCGGTGAGCGGGAGCGGCCCGATCCGCCCGCCGGTCAGCCCCTCGTACAGCGCGTCCAGGGAGTCGTCGAGATGCCCCAGCAGCTCCCCCAGATCCCACTCGGCGCACGGGGTGCCCGTACCGAGGCGAACGCTCCGCGTCCCCGCCACACTGCCCAGCGCGTAGGCGAGCGAGCGCTCCAGCAGCTCTCCCGCGCTCATGACAGGACCTCCGCCAGAGCGCCGTCGCTGCCCCTCAGCGGCCGCACCGGGGCCTCCTGGGCCCCCGGGAGCCCTGCCGACCGCGAAGGCCGCACAAAGCCCTCCAGCGCCGCCGGACGTGTCTCGTCACCGATCCCGTTCCTCGCGTCCATCCCCACTCCCTCCGTCACGGATGCAGACCGGCGGGAGGGCGAAAACGCATCGGCCGGTCCCGGGGAATTCCGGAACCGGCCGCACGCGCACGCGTGAGGGGGGCGGGACTACAGATCGACTTCCTTCATCAGCATGCCGACCTCGGTGTTGGACAGCCGTCGCAGCCAGCCCGACTTCTGGTCGCCCAGGGTGATGGGCCCGAAGGCGACCCGCACCAGCTTGTCGACCGGGAAGCCGGCCTCGGCGAGCATGCGGCGCACGATGTGCTTGCGCCCCTCGTGGAGGGTGACCTCGACGAGGTAGTTCTTGCCGGTCTGCTCGACGACCCGGAAGTGGTCCGCCTTCGCGTACCCGTCCTCCAGCTGGATGCCGTCCTTGAGCTGCTTGCCCAGGTCGCGCGGGATCGGGCCCACGATGTGCGCGAGGTAGACCTTCTTCACGCCGTACTTGGGGTGGGTCAGCCGGTGGGCCAGCTCACCGTGGTTGGTGAGCAGGATGACGCCCTCGGTCTCGGTGTCGAGCCGTCCCACGTGGAAGAGCCGCGTCTCACGGTTGGTGACGTAGTCGCCGAGGCACTGCCGGCCCTCGTTGTCCTCCATCGTCGAGACGACACCGGCGGGCTTGTTCAGCGAGAAGAACTGGTACGACTGCGTCGCGACCGTCAGGCCGTCGACCTTGACCTCGTCCTTCTCCGGGTCGACCCGCTTGCCCTGCTCCAGGACGATCTCGCCGTTGACCTCGACCCGCGCCTGCTCGATGAGCTCCTCGCAGGCCCGCCGGGAGCCGTAGCCCGCGCGCGCGAGGATCTTCTGGAGCCGCTCGCCCTCCTGCTCGGCGCCCGGGAAGGTCTTGGGGAGCTTCACGTCCTTCTTGGCGGCGTACCGCTCCCGGTTGCGCTCCTCCGCCCGCGCCTCGTACTCACGGGAGGTCGCCGGCACCGAACGGCCACGCCCGGTTCCCTGGCCCTGCTTGGGGCCGCCCTTGGCGCCACCGCGCGCGGAGGCACCGCGCCCGGACTTCGGCCCCTCGTGGGTGCCGCCGGGGCCCACGTCGTAGCGGCGCTCCTCGGGGCGGGGCTTCTTCGGCCGGCCGCCCTGCTTGTCGTCGCGGTCGTTGCCGGCGCCGCGGTAGTTGCCGCGTCCTCCGGTGCTCCCGCCGCGACCACCGCTGTTCCCACCGCGGCCGCCGCTGTTGCCACCACGGCTCCCGCCGTTGTTTCCGCTGCTGTTCCTGCCGCTGCTGCTTCGCATCAAAGTTCCGTCTTGTCGTCTGCGTCCTCGGAATCCGGAGCGTCCGGATCGAACGACGGTACGGCTTCCTGGGTCTCGGCCTCGATCGCCTCCGCCTCCGGGAGGAAGGGCGCGAGCTCCGGGAGCTCGTCCAGACCGCGCAGGCCCATCCGCTCCAGGAAGTAGTTCGTCGTCACGTACAGGATCGCACCTGTTTCGGGTTCCGTGCCCGCCTCCGCGACCAGGCCCCGCTGGAGCAGGGTGCGCATCACACCGTCGCAGTTCACTCCGCGCACCGCGGAGACCCGGCTGCGGCTGACCGGCTGGCGGTAGGCGACCACCGCGAGCGTCTCCAGCGCCGCCTGGGTGAGCCGGGCCTGCTGACCGTCCAGGACGAACCGCTCCACGGCCGGGGCGTACGCGGCCCGGGTGTAGAACCGCCAGCCGTTCGCGACGTGCCGCAGCTCGAAGCCGCGCCCCTGAGCGGCGTACTCGCCGGCCAGCTCCCGCAGCGCCCTGGTGATCTGCCGCTTGGGCCGCTCCAGGATCTTCGCCAGGTGCTCCTCGGTCGCGGGCTCGTCCACGACCATCAGGACGGCCTCCAGGGCCGGCTTCAGCTCCAGCTCGGCGACGCCCGGCAGGCCCGCCGGAGCCTCGGTGGTGTCCTCGCTCACGCCTTCTCCTCCTTGAGCGGCTCGGGCGGTCGGTCGAACTCGTCGGTCACCACCGGCTCGGTCTCCCCCGCACCGCCGGTCCACCGCACGACCAGCTCCCCGAGCGCGGTCTCCTGGTCCAGCGCCACGGCCTTCTCCCGGTACAGCTCGAGCAGCGCGAGAAACCTGGCCACGACGGTCAGGGTGCCGTCGGCGTCCTCCACCAGCAGGCGGAAGCTGGCCTCGCCGAGCTCCCTGAGCCGGGCGACCACGATCCCGGCCTGCTCCTGGACGCTCACCAGGGGCGCGTGGATGTGGTCGACGTACACCTGTGGCTTGGGCTTGGGCTGCATCGCCTTCACGGCGAGCTTCGCGAACCCCTCGGGCCCGATGCTGATGACGACCTCGGGCAGCAGGTCGGCGTGGTGCGGTTCGAGTCCGACGGTACGGGGGTAGCGCCGGGCCTCCTCGTCGAGGCGCCGGTTGAAGATGTCGGCGATCTGCTTGTAGGCGCGGTACTGGAGCAGCCGCGCGAACAGCAGGTCACGGGCTTCGAGGAGCGCCAGGTCGGCCTCGTCCTCCACCTGTGCGGCGGGCAGCAGTCGGGCCGCCTTGAGGTCCAGGAGGGTGGCGGCGACGACCAGGAACTCGGTCGTCTCGTCCAGGTCCCAGTCGGGTCCCATGGCCCGGATGTGCGCCATGAACTCGTCGGTGACCTTGGAGAGCGCGACCTCGGTGACGTCCAGCTTGTGCTTGGAGATCAACTGGAGGAGGAGATCGAAGGGGCCCTCGAAGTTGGCGAGCCGGACCTTGAAGACCCCGTCGGAGTCACCCTCCCCCGAACCCTGCGGGGCGGCCCCGGGCTCGGGGACAGCCAGGGGCTCAGAGGCAGCCTCGGGCTCGGAGAGGTCCTCGGGTGCCGGTTCGCTGTCGGGCGCAGGGAGGGCCTCGGGCCCGGAGAATGTCTCCGGCACCGGGTCGGTCTCCAGCTGAGGGTCAGTCCCCGGCTCGATGCCGGGCTCCGGCTCCGGGACAACCACCGGCTCCGCAACAACCTCGGGCTCCGGAACGACCCCGGGCCCGAAGACGGCCTCAGGCTCAAGCTCGGCAAGGGGCTCCGGGAGAGCCTCAGGCTCCGCGCCCCCGGTCTCCGGTTCGTCCGGGACCGGCATCGCCTCCGTGTCCGGCTCGACCCGCGGAGCGCCCGGTCCCCGGCCCAGCACACGCCGACGACCGGCGGATGCACCGGGGCCGGGGGGAACGTCGTTCGAGGTCATGGCCCCCGCAGGCTACCGCTACCGCCCGCGCAGCCGTCGTACGAGAATGCTCGCGTCCCCGCGGGACTCCAGATCCGCCAGCACCACGGCGACCGCCTCGCGCACGATCCGTCCGCGGTCCACCGCCAGCCCGTGCTCGCCCCGGAGCACCAGACGGGCGTGCTCCAGATCCATGAGCTCTTCGGCCGACACGTACACGGTGATCTTCTCGTCGTGCCGCTCGCGCCCGCTGGGCCGCCGCGCGGGCGACCGGCCGCGCTTGCCGCGCGGCTGACCGCCGGAGGCCTGGGCAGAACCTTCCTGCG is a genomic window containing:
- the aroH gene encoding chorismate mutase; its protein translation is MAVRAVRGAVQLEQDEAGHMDEQVGALLTAIMERNELTTDDLISIWFTATPDLHSDFPAAAARKLGIVDVPLICAQELDIQGAMPRVVRVLAHIESDRSRADIAHVYLGAAAALRKDIAQ
- a CDS encoding Rieske (2Fe-2S) protein, producing the protein MTHSPTRRTILLATGAAALTVGCGEYGNENSDSGSDTVEASAGTALAKTSEIPVGGGKIFKDEKVVVTQPKKGEFKAFSNICTHQGCPVASVSGGTINCNCHGSKFNITDGSVANPPANKPLPEKQIKVSGDSIELA
- a CDS encoding pseudouridine synthase, translated to MRSSSGRNSSGNNGGSRGGNSGGRGGNSGGRGGSTGGRGNYRGAGNDRDDKQGGRPKKPRPEERRYDVGPGGTHEGPKSGRGASARGGAKGGPKQGQGTGRGRSVPATSREYEARAEERNRERYAAKKDVKLPKTFPGAEQEGERLQKILARAGYGSRRACEELIEQARVEVNGEIVLEQGKRVDPEKDEVKVDGLTVATQSYQFFSLNKPAGVVSTMEDNEGRQCLGDYVTNRETRLFHVGRLDTETEGVILLTNHGELAHRLTHPKYGVKKVYLAHIVGPIPRDLGKQLKDGIQLEDGYAKADHFRVVEQTGKNYLVEVTLHEGRKHIVRRMLAEAGFPVDKLVRVAFGPITLGDQKSGWLRRLSNTEVGMLMKEVDL
- a CDS encoding NUDIX domain-containing protein produces the protein MSVPPGYDKYAHEPFAVTVDLAVLTVTEGALHALLIERGQEPYAGHWALPGGFVHPDESAETAARRELAEETGLSDVSGLHLEQLRTYSEPGRDPRMRVVSVAFAALLPDPPEPHGGSDAAEARWVPYDRARPLAFDHDRILADAHERVGSKLEYTCLATAFCPPEFTLGELQQVYETVWGTALDRPNFRRKVLATPGFVEAVPGAARLTGGRGKPAALYRAGPATTLHPPLLRPSPEGRPA
- a CDS encoding DUF6529 family protein, which codes for MTVDPNAATQSWPSPEPERGPGAARYLIPALVAAAVAVGLGAYGKVHDPAGTAFNLAGFSSTGAVKSWLATVAFFFALVQLVSALMVYGKLPGPRWSSTLHRWSGRAAFLVAVPVAVHCLYALGFQSYESRVLWHSLFGCFFFGVFSAKMLLLRSERLPGWLLPIVGGLVFTALTILWLTSALWFFRTFGVTT
- a CDS encoding ADP-ribosylglycohydrolase family protein, with protein sequence MTTILTKRAATGTLVGLALGDALGFPTEFNDVRSILAKCGPWREMELSSPAVVSDDTQMTLAVGRGLRAAMDRGLLGPLRLARPLRQEFVDWYQSPQNNRAPGNTCLRACHLLKDERLPWQDASQINSKGCGANMRVAPVGLVPGLSDEQRAGAAQLQAALTHGHPTGLAASDLTARAVRLLAQGTEPGDLVGLLRSYALANRGQYHERWLGDLWTRGQAPTPGQFIARGWDECLAILDRLDDAVRTASPEEDPCLATGAGWIAEEALATGLLCFLQFPQEPLTALRRAACSSGDSDSIACLTGAFAGAHLGADAWPVEWADRIEYGSELVTLGALWDA
- the scpB gene encoding SMC-Scp complex subunit ScpB codes for the protein MSEDTTEAPAGLPGVAELELKPALEAVLMVVDEPATEEHLAKILERPKRQITRALRELAGEYAAQGRGFELRHVANGWRFYTRAAYAPAVERFVLDGQQARLTQAALETLAVVAYRQPVSRSRVSAVRGVNCDGVMRTLLQRGLVAEAGTEPETGAILYVTTNYFLERMGLRGLDELPELAPFLPEAEAIEAETQEAVPSFDPDAPDSEDADDKTEL
- a CDS encoding segregation/condensation protein A, which gives rise to MTSNDVPPGPGASAGRRRVLGRGPGAPRVEPDTEAMPVPDEPETGGAEPEALPEPLAELEPEAVFGPGVVPEPEVVAEPVVVPEPEPGIEPGTDPQLETDPVPETFSGPEALPAPDSEPAPEDLSEPEAASEPLAVPEPGAAPQGSGEGDSDGVFKVRLANFEGPFDLLLQLISKHKLDVTEVALSKVTDEFMAHIRAMGPDWDLDETTEFLVVAATLLDLKAARLLPAAQVEDEADLALLEARDLLFARLLQYRAYKQIADIFNRRLDEEARRYPRTVGLEPHHADLLPEVVISIGPEGFAKLAVKAMQPKPKPQVYVDHIHAPLVSVQEQAGIVVARLRELGEASFRLLVEDADGTLTVVARFLALLELYREKAVALDQETALGELVVRWTGGAGETEPVVTDEFDRPPEPLKEEKA
- a CDS encoding TIGR03086 family metal-binding protein, with amino-acid sequence MSAGELLERSLAYALGSVAGTRSVRLGTGTPCAEWDLGELLGHLDDSLDALYEGLTGGRIGPLPLTDRACGFRTRARAVLGAWAAGPPEDVLVGERPLDVRVMAAVGAVEIAVHGWDVARSCGRPRPIPDGLAAELLSVARCVVGEEDRGVRFAAPVAVPSGARPEVRLLGFLGRGL